Proteins from a genomic interval of Candidatus Eisenbacteria bacterium:
- the glmS gene encoding glutamine--fructose-6-phosphate transaminase (isomerizing) has product MCGIVGYVGPREASPILIAGLRKLEYRGYDSAGVAVFSNGHIEVRRSVGKLDNLEALLAKQPVGGTPGLGHTRWATHGRPSEQNAHPHRAGKVVVIHNGIIENYLEIRAKLQARGRKMASETDTEVISHLIDEFVEKGMSLADATRRAVRELVGSYAIVVMSEMAPKRIVTAKSATPIVLGLGEGENFVASDIPAVLDYTRRVAFLEDGEVAELSPEEVRITTFDGTPVERKPRVIQWDAVTAQKGGYKHFLLKEIHEQPQAIIDTMRGRILQEAGDVQLDDAIAANIPTDPKRCVLVACGTAWHACLIGKHMIERLAGIPCEVDYGSEYRYRDPILDDRTLVIAISQSGETADTLAAVETGRERGAPVLSICNVVDSSIARRSSAVLYTHAGPEISVASTKAFTTQLTALYLFAVHLGRRRGVIDAERGRQLMADLVALPSLVTECLAHEHRVEQLAKKYSHARDFLFMGRGISHPLALEGALKLKELSYIHAEGYPAGEMKHGPIALINDDVPVVLVIPQDRVFHKTLSNLKEVESRGGNIIVVTDGSADELDQSSWDILTVPRTNELLSPIPHSIPLQLLAYFVAVRRGTDVDQPRNLAKSVTVE; this is encoded by the coding sequence ATGTGCGGCATCGTCGGCTACGTCGGGCCGCGTGAAGCGAGCCCGATCCTGATCGCGGGTCTCCGCAAGCTCGAGTATCGCGGCTACGACTCCGCGGGCGTCGCCGTGTTCTCGAACGGTCACATCGAGGTGCGCCGGTCGGTCGGGAAGCTCGACAACCTGGAGGCGCTGCTGGCCAAGCAGCCCGTCGGCGGCACGCCGGGGCTCGGCCACACGCGGTGGGCGACGCACGGCCGGCCCTCGGAGCAGAACGCGCACCCGCACCGGGCGGGCAAGGTGGTCGTGATCCACAACGGGATCATCGAGAACTACCTCGAGATCCGCGCCAAGCTGCAGGCCCGCGGTCGCAAGATGGCGTCCGAGACCGACACCGAGGTGATCTCGCACTTGATCGACGAGTTCGTCGAGAAGGGCATGAGCCTCGCCGACGCCACGCGCCGCGCGGTGCGCGAGCTGGTCGGCTCGTACGCGATCGTCGTCATGTCGGAGATGGCGCCGAAGCGGATCGTCACCGCCAAGAGCGCGACGCCCATCGTGCTCGGGTTGGGCGAGGGGGAGAACTTCGTCGCCTCCGACATCCCCGCCGTCCTCGACTACACGCGGCGCGTGGCGTTCCTCGAGGACGGCGAGGTCGCCGAGCTGTCACCGGAGGAGGTCCGCATCACCACGTTCGACGGCACGCCCGTCGAGCGCAAGCCGCGCGTGATCCAGTGGGACGCCGTCACGGCCCAGAAGGGCGGCTACAAGCACTTCCTGTTGAAGGAGATCCACGAGCAGCCGCAGGCCATCATCGACACCATGCGCGGCCGCATCCTGCAGGAAGCGGGCGACGTCCAGCTCGACGACGCGATCGCCGCCAACATTCCGACCGATCCCAAGCGCTGCGTCCTGGTCGCGTGCGGGACCGCGTGGCACGCGTGCCTCATCGGCAAGCACATGATCGAGCGGCTCGCCGGCATCCCGTGCGAGGTCGACTACGGGAGCGAGTACCGCTACCGCGACCCGATCCTCGACGATCGCACGCTCGTGATCGCGATCTCGCAGTCGGGCGAGACGGCGGACACGCTGGCGGCGGTCGAGACGGGGCGCGAGCGCGGGGCGCCGGTGCTCTCCATCTGCAACGTCGTCGACTCGTCGATCGCGCGGCGGTCGTCCGCGGTCCTGTACACGCACGCGGGCCCCGAGATCAGCGTCGCGTCGACCAAGGCGTTCACCACGCAACTGACGGCGCTCTACCTCTTCGCCGTTCACCTCGGGCGCCGCCGCGGCGTCATCGACGCCGAGCGCGGCCGCCAGCTCATGGCCGACCTGGTCGCGCTGCCGTCGCTCGTGACCGAGTGCCTCGCGCACGAGCACCGCGTCGAGCAGCTGGCGAAGAAGTACTCGCACGCCCGCGACTTCCTGTTCATGGGGCGCGGGATCAGCCATCCGCTGGCGCTCGAGGGCGCGCTCAAGCTGAAGGAGCTGTCCTACATCCACGCCGAGGGCTATCCGGCGGGCGAGATGAAGCACGGCCCCATCGCGCTCATCAACGACGACGTGCCGGTGGTGCTGGTGATCCCGCAGGATCGCGTCTTCCACAAGACGCTCTCCAACCTGAAGGAGGTCGAGTCGCGCGGCGGGAACATCATCGTGGTCACCGACGGGAGCGCGGACGAGCTCGACCAGTCCTCGTGGGACATTCTCACGGTGCCGCGGACGAACGAGCTGCTGTCGCCGATCCCGCACTCGATCCCGCTCCAGCTCCTCGCCTACTTCGTCGCCGTCCGTCGCGGCACCGACGTGGACCAGCCGCGCAACCTCGCCAAGAGCGTGACGGTGGAGTGA
- a CDS encoding OsmC family peroxiredoxin, protein MAIAKAEASWTGTLKEGAGTMTGASGHLSGPYTYRSRFEGDAGGTNPEELIGAAHAGCFSMFLAAQLTTAGFKPGRIHTTASVHLEAGPTIARIDLVTEAEVPGLDEKTFQEKVEASKRGCPVSKALASVPTVTVTARLA, encoded by the coding sequence ATGGCGATCGCCAAGGCGGAAGCGAGCTGGACGGGCACGCTCAAGGAGGGCGCCGGCACGATGACGGGCGCGAGCGGCCACCTCTCGGGCCCGTACACGTACCGCTCGCGTTTCGAGGGCGATGCCGGCGGCACGAACCCCGAGGAGCTGATCGGCGCCGCGCACGCCGGCTGCTTCTCGATGTTCCTCGCGGCGCAGCTGACGACGGCCGGCTTCAAGCCCGGGCGCATCCACACGACGGCGAGCGTCCACCTGGAGGCCGGGCCCACGATCGCCCGCATCGATCTCGTCACCGAGGCGGAGGTCCCCGGCCTCGACGAGAAGACCTTCCAGGAGAAGGTCGAGGCGTCCAAGCGCGGCTGCCCGGTCTCGAAGGCGCTGGCGAGCGTCCCGACCGTCACCGTGACGGCGCGCCTCGCGTAG
- a CDS encoding thioredoxin family protein has translation MPTPNGDVALGTPCPDFHLRSVEGATVARDDFRAKPALVVMFICNHCPYVQAVEDRLIALARDYAPKGVQVVGICSNDPTHYPDDAPPKLLARWRAKGYGFPYLVDESQDVARAFDAVCTPDIYVYDRARRLAYHGRIDDNWKDAAAVKRHELRAALDAVLAGTAPSREQLPSLGCSIKWK, from the coding sequence ATGCCGACGCCCAACGGCGACGTCGCGCTCGGCACGCCCTGTCCGGACTTCCACCTGCGCTCGGTCGAGGGCGCGACCGTCGCGCGCGACGACTTCCGCGCCAAGCCGGCCCTCGTGGTCATGTTCATCTGCAACCACTGCCCGTACGTGCAGGCGGTGGAGGACCGGCTGATCGCCCTCGCGCGGGACTACGCGCCGAAGGGGGTGCAGGTGGTCGGGATCTGCTCGAACGATCCGACGCACTACCCCGACGACGCGCCGCCGAAGCTCCTCGCCCGCTGGCGCGCGAAGGGCTACGGCTTTCCCTACCTCGTCGACGAGTCGCAGGACGTCGCGCGCGCCTTCGATGCCGTCTGCACCCCCGACATCTACGTCTACGACCGCGCCCGCCGGCTCGCCTACCACGGCCGCATCGACGACAACTGGAAGGACGCCGCGGCGGTGAAGCGCCACGAGCTCCGCGCCGCCCTCGACGCCGTGCTCGCCGGCACGGCGCCGTCGCGCGAGCAGCTCCCCTCGCTCGGCTGCTCGATCAAATGGAAGTAA
- the lon gene encoding endopeptidase La: protein METLRLIALDETVVFPSMTATLPVDVGDEARVFLVPRHETEYASVGVVADVSERVRLPGGGRAVVLTGRTRGVAGAARNDAAGHLRVEVEPRPDVIPPAARTRALEQDYRAVVLEILELRGDDGRVAAFVRSITDPGALADTSGYAPDLTFAQKVKLLETLDVVERLTLALGFQRDRLAELQVRKRIREDVQSGADKQQRDYILRRELQSIRKELGEDEASIADEYRKKIADAGMPEAVRTQAERELGRLERMGESSPESSMIRTYLDWLLAVPWKERSEERLDPVHARAVLDADHAGLDDVKRRITEYLAVRKLRAERGVPDDRRSGVILTLIGPPGTGKTSIGESIARATGRKFVRMSLGGVRDEAEIRGHRRTYIGALPGRLVRALRDAGTMNPVIMLDEVDKLGSDWRGDPSSALLEVLDPAQNHSFRDHYLDVELDLSHVLFIATANVADSIPGPLLDRMETIRFDGYTVEEKVAIARGFLWPRQIERNGLRPDEVTIDDAVFRAVIADYTREAGVRQLERELGTVLRKTATRIASGEAAAPVSIDAAAVRDALGRPKFFQESAVRTAVPGVATGLAVTGTGGEVLFVEAAAMNGSDGLVLTGQLGDVMKESARIALSYVRSHAGSLGIEEPAFRRREFHVHVPAGAIPKDGPSAGVTIVTALASLLTGRPVKHTVGMTGEVTLQGRVLPIGGVKQKVLAAHAAGLTDVILPERNRGDLDEVPAEVREQLRFHPVGTVDEVLALALEPKTNVLAA from the coding sequence ATGGAGACCCTCCGACTCATCGCATTGGACGAAACGGTCGTCTTCCCGTCGATGACCGCCACCCTCCCGGTGGACGTGGGCGACGAGGCCCGCGTCTTCCTGGTCCCCCGCCACGAGACCGAATATGCCAGCGTCGGCGTCGTGGCCGACGTGTCCGAGCGCGTTCGGCTTCCCGGCGGCGGCCGCGCCGTGGTCTTGACCGGCCGCACGCGGGGGGTCGCCGGCGCCGCCCGGAACGATGCCGCCGGCCACCTCCGCGTCGAGGTCGAGCCGCGTCCCGACGTGATCCCGCCCGCGGCACGCACCCGCGCGCTCGAGCAGGACTACCGCGCCGTGGTGCTCGAGATCCTCGAGCTGCGGGGAGACGACGGCCGCGTGGCGGCCTTCGTCCGCTCGATCACCGATCCCGGCGCCCTCGCCGACACCTCGGGCTATGCCCCGGATCTCACCTTCGCCCAGAAGGTGAAGCTCCTCGAGACGCTCGACGTGGTCGAGCGCCTGACGCTCGCCCTGGGCTTCCAGCGCGATCGGCTGGCCGAGCTGCAGGTGCGCAAGCGCATCCGCGAAGACGTCCAGTCCGGCGCCGACAAGCAGCAGCGCGACTACATCCTGCGCCGCGAGCTGCAGTCGATCCGCAAGGAGCTGGGCGAGGACGAAGCCTCGATCGCCGACGAGTACCGCAAGAAGATCGCGGACGCCGGGATGCCCGAAGCGGTTCGCACGCAAGCCGAGCGCGAGCTCGGACGCCTCGAGCGCATGGGCGAGTCGAGCCCCGAATCCTCCATGATCCGCACCTACCTCGACTGGCTGCTCGCGGTGCCGTGGAAGGAGCGCTCCGAGGAGCGCCTCGACCCCGTGCACGCGCGGGCCGTCCTCGACGCCGATCACGCCGGTCTGGACGACGTGAAGCGGCGCATCACCGAGTACCTGGCGGTGCGGAAGCTCCGCGCCGAGCGCGGCGTGCCCGACGATCGCCGCTCCGGCGTCATCCTCACGCTCATCGGACCTCCGGGCACCGGCAAGACGTCGATCGGCGAGTCGATCGCACGGGCGACCGGGCGGAAGTTCGTCCGCATGTCGCTCGGCGGCGTGCGCGACGAGGCCGAGATCCGCGGGCACCGCCGGACGTACATCGGCGCGCTGCCCGGGCGCCTGGTGCGCGCGCTGCGCGACGCGGGGACGATGAACCCGGTCATCATGCTCGACGAGGTCGACAAGCTCGGCTCCGACTGGCGGGGCGATCCGTCCTCGGCGCTGCTCGAGGTGCTCGACCCGGCGCAGAACCACTCCTTCCGCGACCACTACCTCGACGTGGAGCTCGATCTCTCGCACGTGCTCTTCATCGCGACCGCCAACGTGGCCGATTCCATCCCCGGCCCCCTGCTCGATCGCATGGAGACCATCCGCTTCGACGGCTACACGGTCGAAGAGAAGGTGGCGATCGCGCGCGGCTTCCTGTGGCCGCGGCAGATCGAGCGCAACGGGCTGCGTCCCGACGAGGTGACGATCGACGACGCGGTCTTCCGCGCCGTGATCGCCGACTACACCCGCGAGGCCGGCGTCCGGCAGCTCGAGCGCGAGCTCGGCACGGTTCTCCGCAAGACCGCGACGCGCATCGCGTCGGGCGAGGCGGCGGCGCCGGTCTCGATCGACGCCGCGGCCGTCCGGGACGCCCTCGGACGTCCGAAGTTCTTCCAGGAGTCGGCGGTCCGCACGGCCGTCCCCGGCGTGGCGACCGGCCTCGCGGTGACGGGGACCGGCGGCGAGGTCCTGTTCGTCGAGGCGGCCGCGATGAACGGCAGCGACGGGCTCGTCCTCACGGGCCAGCTCGGCGACGTCATGAAGGAGTCCGCGCGCATCGCGCTCAGCTACGTGCGCAGCCACGCGGGGTCGCTCGGCATCGAGGAGCCGGCCTTCCGGCGGCGCGAGTTCCACGTCCACGTGCCCGCGGGCGCCATCCCGAAGGACGGCCCCAGCGCCGGGGTGACGATCGTGACGGCTCTGGCGTCGCTCCTCACGGGCCGGCCCGTGAAGCACACCGTGGGCATGACCGGCGAGGTCACGCTGCAGGGTCGCGTGCTGCCGATCGGCGGCGTCAAGCAGAAGGTGCTGGCAGCGCACGCGGCGGGATTGACCGACGTGATCCTGCCCGAGCGCAATCGCGGCGATCTCGACGAGGTGCCGGCGGAGGTGCGGGAGCAGCTCCGCTTCCACCCGGTCGGCACCGTCGACGAGGTGCTCGCGCTGGCGCTCGAGCCCAAGACGAACGTCCTGGCGGCGTAG
- a CDS encoding outer membrane lipoprotein-sorting protein encodes MTRYALLALLLLGVPVARADTARQILDRREALDNGERHWTDRRQKLTFKILDRRGGTRTRELELSEKRYPEDERKAIVFFSAPAEVKGTAFLAFEHKGKPADQWLYLPELQRVRQITANTRNQSFVGTDLTYHDLDLLTEMTSWTEADAASNLRGEEIVDGVVCQVIELTTKREDIGYKKIVLWLGRDDLVPRRYEFYGDEAEPAKRITQSDIRKIGAIPVAFQTKVETPAAGTSTEVVVVATQFNQNIADDAFSQGALERGPE; translated from the coding sequence ATGACGCGCTACGCACTGCTCGCCCTGCTCCTTCTCGGCGTTCCCGTGGCGCGCGCCGACACCGCGCGACAGATCCTCGATCGCCGCGAAGCTCTCGACAACGGCGAGCGGCACTGGACCGATCGCCGGCAGAAGCTGACCTTCAAGATCCTCGACCGCCGCGGCGGCACGCGGACGCGGGAGCTCGAGCTGTCCGAGAAGCGCTACCCCGAGGACGAGCGGAAGGCGATCGTGTTCTTCTCGGCTCCGGCGGAGGTGAAGGGCACCGCGTTCCTCGCCTTCGAGCACAAGGGCAAGCCGGCCGACCAGTGGCTCTATCTGCCCGAGCTGCAGCGCGTCCGGCAGATCACCGCCAACACGCGCAACCAGAGCTTCGTCGGCACGGACCTCACCTACCACGACCTCGACCTCCTGACCGAGATGACGTCGTGGACCGAGGCGGACGCCGCCTCGAACCTGCGCGGCGAGGAGATCGTCGACGGCGTCGTGTGTCAGGTGATCGAGCTCACCACCAAGCGCGAGGACATCGGCTACAAGAAGATCGTCCTCTGGCTCGGCCGCGACGACCTCGTGCCACGGCGGTACGAGTTCTATGGCGACGAGGCCGAGCCGGCAAAGCGCATCACCCAGAGCGACATCCGCAAGATCGGCGCGATCCCGGTGGCCTTCCAGACCAAGGTCGAGACGCCGGCCGCCGGCACGTCGACCGAAGTGGTCGTGGTGGCGACGCAGTTCAATCAGAACATCGCCGACGACGCCTTCTCGCAGGGCGCGCTCGAGCGAGGCCCCGAATAA
- a CDS encoding HdeD family acid-resistance protein translates to MPIAGVDLEMLVRNWWAVVLRGVAGILFGVFTFVAPGISLAALVLLFGAYAFADGTFAIVAAVRRRGETDRWWVLLIEGIVGIGAGLVTLASPGLTAIALLYVIAAWALVTGVFEIAAAIRLRKVITGEWLLALSGVASIALGALLMAYPGAGALAVVFWIGAYAFVAGTALVVLGFKLRARGRSHTPHAAPAVA, encoded by the coding sequence ATGCCGATCGCAGGCGTGGATCTCGAAATGCTCGTCCGCAACTGGTGGGCCGTCGTGCTGCGCGGCGTGGCGGGCATTCTGTTCGGAGTCTTCACCTTCGTCGCGCCGGGCATTTCGCTCGCGGCGCTCGTCCTGCTCTTCGGCGCCTACGCGTTCGCCGACGGCACCTTCGCCATCGTGGCCGCCGTCCGCCGGCGTGGCGAAACCGACCGGTGGTGGGTGCTCCTGATCGAAGGGATCGTCGGCATCGGCGCCGGCCTGGTGACGCTGGCCTCGCCCGGCCTCACGGCGATCGCGCTGCTCTACGTGATCGCCGCCTGGGCGCTCGTGACCGGCGTGTTCGAGATCGCCGCGGCCATCCGCCTGCGCAAGGTCATCACCGGCGAGTGGCTGCTGGCGCTGAGCGGCGTCGCGTCGATCGCGCTCGGCGCGCTGCTCATGGCCTATCCCGGCGCCGGCGCCCTCGCGGTCGTCTTCTGGATCGGCGCATACGCGTTCGTCGCGGGCACCGCGCTCGTCGTGCTGGGCTTCAAGCTGCGCGCCCGAGGACGATCGCACACGCCGCACGCCGCGCCCGCCGTCGCGTAG
- a CDS encoding aldo/keto reductase — MELRPFASTRREVPAIGQGTWQMDGDDRAAAVAALRRGLDLGATHVDTAELYGAAENIVGEAIAGRRDDVFLVSKVLPEHASRRGTIAACEKSLRRLRTDRLDCYLLHWRGRHPLAETIAAFEELERGGKILSWGVSNFDVADLEETRAIAGAGRPACNQVLYHLRERAIEHAVIPWCEGHGVAVVGYSPFGSGSFPGERTAGGRVLQEIADAHGATARQVALQFLVRRPSLFAIPKAASPAHAAENAAAGQVHLTRAQLGRIDGAFPLGPPRRRLPML; from the coding sequence GTGGAACTCCGTCCGTTCGCCTCCACGCGGCGGGAGGTGCCCGCGATCGGGCAGGGGACCTGGCAGATGGACGGCGACGATCGTGCTGCCGCGGTCGCCGCCCTGCGCCGGGGTCTGGACCTCGGTGCGACCCACGTCGACACCGCCGAGCTGTACGGCGCTGCCGAGAACATCGTCGGCGAGGCGATCGCGGGACGGCGAGACGACGTCTTCCTGGTCTCGAAGGTCCTCCCCGAGCACGCCTCGCGCCGCGGCACGATCGCCGCCTGCGAGAAATCGCTGCGGCGGCTGCGAACCGACCGGCTCGACTGCTACCTGCTGCACTGGCGCGGCCGGCACCCGCTCGCCGAGACGATCGCCGCCTTCGAGGAGCTCGAGCGCGGGGGAAAGATCCTCTCGTGGGGCGTCAGCAACTTCGACGTCGCCGATCTCGAGGAGACGCGGGCGATCGCCGGTGCGGGGCGACCCGCCTGCAATCAGGTCCTCTACCACTTGCGGGAGCGCGCCATCGAGCACGCCGTGATCCCCTGGTGCGAGGGGCACGGCGTCGCCGTCGTCGGCTACAGCCCGTTCGGCAGCGGCAGCTTCCCCGGCGAGCGCACGGCGGGCGGTCGCGTGCTGCAGGAGATCGCCGACGCGCACGGAGCGACTGCGCGCCAGGTCGCGCTGCAATTCCTGGTGCGCCGCCCTTCGCTCTTCGCGATCCCCAAGGCGGCGAGCCCCGCCCACGCCGCCGAGAACGCAGCGGCGGGGCAGGTGCACCTCACGCGCGCCCAGCTCGGGCGGATCGACGGGGCGTTCCCGCTGGGCCCGCCCCGCCGCCGCCTGCCGATGCTGTAG
- a CDS encoding AAA family ATPase, whose amino-acid sequence MTDATESRALRSLRDITESGRPLAYVRSAEERRIMALLREAAGRSKPALPVWTWSLTEGMRRDGAKSGKEMGPRAALDFVTAHEGPGYFLFKDFHEPMRESAEVRRRLRDLYEQSLDTGKLLVICAPVKFIPEEIERSIVYVELAVPDLPELVGFLHREAEAIAAGGGTVDTTEATLVQLARALQGLTLDDAHHAVRRAVAARKALDAGSVPLLLEEKRLLVNRAGLIEYIPTETGLEHVGGLDILKKWLLERHKLFEMRDRISAEIVPKGILVMGISGCGKSLSIKAIASCFGLPLYRIDMIEIFSGQHGKPEGAFARACHMLESMAPAVVWFDEIEAGINAQAKEGELGRIFAFFLTWMQEKARGLFVGATANRIDLLPAEMIRKGRFDEVFFVDLPLDEERMEIFRVHLQRRGLDPSRFNLEPLKKFTKGWTGAEIEQCVVSALTTAHLQDRELTDADLFNLTANVVPLSKTMKEQVEMIRNWAFDRAVRASPRESVR is encoded by the coding sequence ATGACCGACGCAACCGAGAGCCGCGCGCTCCGCAGCCTGCGCGACATCACCGAATCGGGACGCCCGCTGGCCTACGTGCGCTCGGCCGAGGAGCGCCGCATCATGGCCCTGCTGCGCGAGGCCGCGGGACGATCCAAGCCGGCCCTGCCGGTGTGGACCTGGAGCCTCACCGAGGGAATGCGGCGCGACGGCGCCAAGAGCGGCAAGGAGATGGGCCCGCGCGCCGCGCTCGACTTCGTCACCGCGCACGAGGGTCCGGGCTACTTCCTGTTCAAGGACTTCCACGAGCCCATGCGCGAGAGCGCGGAGGTCCGCCGCCGGCTGCGCGACCTGTACGAGCAGTCGCTCGACACGGGCAAGCTGCTCGTCATCTGCGCGCCCGTGAAGTTCATCCCCGAGGAGATCGAGCGCTCGATCGTCTACGTCGAGCTCGCGGTGCCCGACCTGCCCGAGCTGGTGGGGTTCCTGCACCGCGAGGCCGAGGCCATCGCGGCCGGCGGCGGCACCGTCGACACGACCGAGGCCACCCTGGTTCAGCTCGCGCGCGCTCTCCAGGGTCTCACCCTCGACGACGCGCATCACGCGGTCCGCCGCGCGGTGGCGGCACGGAAGGCGCTCGACGCCGGATCGGTTCCGCTCCTGCTCGAAGAAAAGCGCTTGCTCGTCAATCGCGCCGGCCTCATCGAGTACATCCCGACCGAGACAGGCCTCGAGCACGTCGGCGGGCTCGACATCCTGAAGAAGTGGCTCCTCGAGCGCCACAAGCTCTTCGAGATGCGCGACCGCATCAGCGCGGAGATCGTGCCGAAGGGCATCCTCGTGATGGGCATCTCGGGGTGCGGAAAGAGCCTGTCGATCAAGGCGATCGCGTCGTGCTTCGGGCTGCCGCTCTACCGCATCGACATGATCGAGATCTTCTCCGGCCAGCACGGAAAGCCCGAGGGCGCCTTCGCGCGCGCCTGCCACATGCTCGAGTCGATGGCGCCGGCCGTCGTCTGGTTCGACGAGATCGAGGCCGGCATCAACGCGCAGGCGAAGGAGGGCGAGCTCGGCCGCATCTTCGCCTTCTTCCTCACGTGGATGCAGGAGAAGGCCCGTGGTCTCTTCGTCGGCGCGACGGCGAACCGCATCGACCTGCTGCCCGCCGAGATGATCCGCAAAGGCCGCTTCGACGAGGTGTTCTTCGTGGACCTCCCGCTCGACGAGGAACGGATGGAGATCTTCCGGGTCCACCTGCAGCGCCGCGGCCTCGATCCGTCGCGGTTCAACCTCGAGCCCTTGAAGAAGTTCACCAAGGGATGGACCGGGGCCGAGATCGAGCAGTGCGTCGTCTCGGCGCTCACGACCGCGCACCTCCAGGATCGCGAGCTCACCGACGCCGACCTCTTCAACCTGACGGCCAACGTCGTCCCCCTCTCGAAGACCATGAAGGAGCAGGTGGAGATGATCCGCAACTGGGCCTTCGACCGCGCCGTGCGCGCGTCGCCGCGGGAGTCGGTGCGATAG